The genomic region GTCGAACAGGACATGGATATGACCCGTTTCTCCTCCTCCAAAGGCAATGGGCATAACCGCGTAATAATCCAGATCTCTCTGACGGTAAATAGTGATATTCCCCCGGGTCAGGGAAGGTTTTTTTCTAAGCCGGGAAACGAGATCCGGAATCTCTCCCGGGAAGGACTTCAAGAGAATGGTTCCGTCCGGTTTCTGAAGCCAGAGCCTGGCCCCCAGAACGCTTCCGAAGTCCAAAATAAAATTTTTCAGTTGTTCATTTTTGTGCCAATCCGCAACAGGTTCCGAGTGGATTTTATCTTCCACCACTTTTTTGATAATAAGGGCCTTGGTCCTGGTGGATTCTTCCAGGTGGGCGGTGAAGTGCTTTCCGGGCAAGGCGAGAAAAAGGGCAAAGATCACGATCAAGGCAGTGAAAAAGACGGCTAAAAAGGATAAAAGGATTTTGATGTATAATTTGCCTGGTGTCATGACGCATCTATAAACATATAGCCACTGCCCCAAATGGTTTTTATCCTCTGGGGTGAGCGGGGATCGGGCTCCAATTTGGCCCGTAGTTTGCTGATATGAACATCGATGCTACGATCAAAGGCCATAAAATCTCTCCCCCGGGCCAGGGTCATGAGCTGATCGCGGCTCAAAACGGTATTGGGGTTCTTCATCAGCACTTCCAGAATCCGGTATTCAGCCGTGGACAGTTCTATTTCGCCGCCTTCCGTTGAAACAGTCTGCCTGGCCCTGTTCAGCGTCACCCCTCCCGACTGGATAAAGAGACGTTCTTTGGCAGGGTGTTGGACGGTGACTCCTGTTGCGGCCCGGCGCAAAACCGCTTTTATCCTGGCCAATAGTTCCCTTGGATTAAAAGGCTTGGGCAGATAATCATCTCCCCCCAATTCCAATCCCACAATGCGGTCCGTATCTTCCCCCCTGGCCGTGAGC from Deltaproteobacteria bacterium harbors:
- a CDS encoding response regulator: MGNLVLMVDDDEKLQKRLKEYLENNGFRVLALSDGSHVLQTIGTESPDLVILDIMLPGKDGLEILKEIRRDYNLPVVMLTARGEDTDRIVGLELGGDDYLPKPFNPRELLARIKAVLRRAATGVTVQHPAKERLFIQSGGVTLNRARQTVSTEGGEIELSTAEYRILEVLMKNPNTVLSRDQLMTLARGRDFMAFDRSIDVHISKLRAKLEPDPRSPQRIKTIWGSGYMFIDAS